CTTCCCAATCTTTGAGCAAGCTGATCGGTTGTTGTTTCTATAACAGTTTTGTCTTCTTCTTCATAAATATCAATTATTTGATGAAGAGGGTTTAGACCTCTTGCTCTTTCAACTTCATTATTTATAAGTCTCATTATATCGTCTTTATGAGTTTTCCAAAATTCTCCAGAAATATAAAGGTATCCCATAGCATATTTTTCAAGAGCCTTTCTACAGGCAGGACAAATAATTTGAGGAACAGTATCTATATCTTTTAATTCTTCGTATAACTCTTCATCTAAAAGCCATCTTTTATCTTTAAAAACAGCATTACATCTGGGGCAAATTGCCTCACCAGCAGGAGCAGCTTTTATTGCATAAGGATCTTCAGATGTTTCAAATTCCCAAGTGTATTTAATCCACTTATCCCCCTTTTTACTCATTTTCACCTCCTACATTTTTGAAATTTTCTAATTTCTAAATATAAGACTTGAGAAACTATTTTTCAATTTAAAAACCCTGTCTTAGAAGAATTATAGGGTCAATTTTTGCAGCTTTATAAGCTGGGTATATTCCAGCGATAATTCCAAAAATAATGGTTAAAAAGGCAGAAACAAAAATAGGACCCCATGGAAAAACTAAAGGATATTTAAAAAGGGGTAGAAATATTAGAGAACCAATGATACCTATTAAAATTCCTATTATACCACCTAAAAGAGTAATAAATACACTTTCCACTAAAAATTGAAAAAGAATGTCCTTATCTTCAGCTCCGATAGCCTTTCTTATACCTATTTCTTTTTTTCTTTCGTTTACAGAAAGAGTCATAATAGCTGTAACTCCAAGTGAGCCAACTAAAAGACACAAAATAGAAATGCTTTTTACCAATGAAGAGAAAAGTTCTGTAGTTTGAGTTTTTACTTCTAATATATCCTCAGCTTTAACTATGCTAAAATCTCTATTTTTTTCACTAACTTTGTGCAATTTTAAGAGGATTTCATCGATTTGTTTTGCAATAGTAGATGTTTCTTCAGGATTTTCTACATTTAAATATATACTTCTTATATAATCTACGTTATAGAGAGCTGAAATAGCCACAGTCCATGGAATTAGTATTTGATCATCTTGAT
The window above is part of the Thermodesulfobacterium geofontis OPF15 genome. Proteins encoded here:
- a CDS encoding ABC transporter permease; its protein translation is MFIKYKLLWGGLFHKKLRLFLSVIGIIIGVSSLLLMNAFGESAKIKTLKEIETFGPDVMMVVAGSVRVSAGRAIQTEITTTLKPSDADALRKIKGIKYLSPVYNGDAIVRYFGKNLTTIINGVNEEYLLLRKFPLSEGRNFLKDEVLGYKKVAILGYKVKNELFGDEDPVGKIILINRLPFRIIGVLAPIGIDASNADQDDQILIPWTVAISALYNVDYIRSIYLNVENPEETSTIAKQIDEILLKLHKVSEKNRDFSIVKAEDILEVKTQTTELFSSLVKSISILCLLVGSLGVTAIMTLSVNERKKEIGIRKAIGAEDKDILFQFLVESVFITLLGGIIGILIGIIGSLIFLPLFKYPLVFPWGPIFVSAFLTIIFGIIAGIYPAYKAAKIDPIILLRQGF
- a CDS encoding BCAM0308 family protein, whose protein sequence is MSKKGDKWIKYTWEFETSEDPYAIKAAPAGEAICPRCNAVFKDKRWLLDEELYEELKDIDTVPQIICPACRKALEKYAMGYLYISGEFWKTHKDDIMRLINNEVERARGLNPLHQIIDIYEEEDKTVIETTTDQLAQRLGRALYKAYKGDLEFKWSKGNKLVRVYWSR